A single window of Debaryomyces hansenii CBS767 chromosome F complete sequence DNA harbors:
- a CDS encoding DEHA2F21208p (highly similar to uniprot|P53914 Saccharomyces cerevisiae YNL132W KRE33 Essential protein of unknown function) — MGKKAIDARIPSLIRNGVQEKERSFFFIVGDKARNQLPNLHYLMMSADLKMNKSVLWAYKKKLLGFTSHRQKRETKIKKDIKRGVREVNDQDPFEAFISNQHIRYVYYKETEKILGNTYGMCILQDFEAITPNLLARTIETVEGGGLVVILLKSMASLKQLYTMTMDIHSRYRTEAHDDVVARFNERFLLSLGSCENCLVVDDELNVLPISGGKHVKQLPAKDDEDLSPNARELKELKESLADVQPAGALVGLSKTVNQAQSILTFIDVISEKTLRSTVALTAGRGRGKSAALGIAIAAAVSHGYSNIFVTSPSPENLKTLFEFVFKGFDALGYTEHMDYDIIQSTNPSFNKAIVRVDIKRGHRQTIQYISPNDNHVLGQAELVIIDEAAAIPLPVVKKLMGPYLIFMASTINGYEGTGRSLSLKLIQQLRTESNSNKRNDDTAVVSRDNKSNFDSVTSGRDLREVVLDEPIRYAPGDPVEKWLNKLLCLDVSLSRNSKFATKGCPHPSQCNLFYVNRDTLFSYHPVSEAFLQKMMALYVASHYKNSPNDLQLMSDAPAHQLFVLLPPIEEGDNRIPDPLCVIQLALEGEISKESVRKSLSRGQRAGGDLIPWLISQQFQDEEFASLSGARVVRIATNPEYAGMGYGSRALELLQDYYEGKFTDISESSEINDHTITRVTDKELANASLKDEIKLRDAKSLPPLLLKLSEKPPYFLHYLGVSFGLTPQLQKFWKRSGFVPVYLRQTANDLTGEHTSVMINVLQNREKTWLQEFSKDFHKRFLQLLSYEFKKFPAVQALNIIEATEAGENHEDKIKRLTRNDLDNILSPFDLKRLDSYANNLLDYHVIVDMLPLISHLYFSKKTGSDVNLSSVQAAILLAIGLQHKDLDHISKELNLPSNQSMAMFAKIVRKFSTYFRNILSKSIEDSMPQYEDEAVKAMEGESELVDYDKIEQDMQDDLEEAGDEAMQELKAKQKEFINAINLDKYAIADDADWQAAGKSVAKAVNGKGVVSVKNKNSKRQKGENATDIYESEMKSANKKPKKSKK; from the coding sequence ATGGGTAAGAAGGCTATTGATGCACGTATTCCATCGCTTATACGTAATGGGGTAcaagaaaaggaaagaagctttttcttcattgtGGGTGATAAAGCCCGTAATCAGTTGCCAAATTTGCACTATTTAATGATGTCAGCcgatttgaaaatgaacaagTCTGTTTTATGGGCatacaagaagaagttatTAGGCTTTACATCACACAGACAGAAGAGAGAGACTAAGATAAAAAAAGATATCAAAAGGGGAGTAAGAGAGGTAAATGACCAGGATCCATTCGAAGCCTTTATTTCCAATCAGCATATTAGATATGTATACTATAAAGAAACCGAAAAAATCTTGGGTAATACCTATGGTATGTGTATTTTGCAAGATTTCGAAGCTATCACACCTAATTTATTAGCCAGGACTATAGAAACTGTTGAAGGTGGTGGATTAGTAGtaattttgttgaagtCGATGGCTTCATTGAAGCAGTTATACACCATGACAATGGACATCCATTCACGTTACAGAACCGAAGCTCACGATGATGTTGTTGCAAGATTCAATGAAAGATTTTTATTGTCCTTAGGTTCATGTGAAAATTGTTTGGTTGTAGATGATGAACTAAATGTTTTACCTATCTCTGGAGGTAAACACGTTAAGCAATTACCTGCCAAGgacgatgaagatttatcaCCTAATGCCagagaattgaaagaattgaaggaaAGCTTGGCTGATGTCCAACCAGCAGGTGCCTTAGTTGGATTATCTAAAACAGTAAATCAAGCTCAATCCATTTTAACATTTATTGATGTTATTTCAGAAAAGACATTAAGAAGCACGGTAGCATTAACTGCAGGCAGAGGTCGTGGTAAGTCTGCAGCTTTAGGTATTGCTATTGCTGCCGCTGTTTCTCATGGTTACTCTAATATTTTCGTTACATCTCCTTCTCCAGAGAATTTGAAGACtttgtttgaatttgtttTCAAGGGATTTGATGCCTTAGGATATACCGAGCATATGGATTATGATATTATCCAATCAACTAACCCATCATTTAATAAGGCTATTGTTAGAGTTGACATTAAGCGTGGTCACCGTCAGActattcaatatatttcacCAAATGATAACCATGTATTAGGCCAGGCCGAATTAgttattattgatgaagctGCAGCTATCCCATTACCGGTTGTGAAAAAGTTAATGGGCCCATACTTGATTTTCATGGCTTCTACTATTAATGGTTACGAAGGTACAGGTAGATCGTTgtctttgaaattgattcagCAATTACGTACCGAATCCAATAGTAACAAGAGAAATGACGATACCGCCGTTGTATCAAGAGATAACAAATCTAATTTTGATTCTGTTACATCTGGAAGAGACTTGCGTGAAGTAGTGTTAGATGAACCAATCAGATATGCCCCAGGAGATCCAGTTGAGAAATGGTTGAATAAGTTATTGTGCTTAGACGTTTCATTATCCAGAAATTCTAAATTTGCTACTAAAGGTTGTCCACACCCCTCTCAATGTAACTTATTTTACGTGAACAGAGATACATTGTTCTCGTATCATCCTGTCTCTGAAGCGTTCTTGCAAAAAATGATGGCTTTGTATGTTGCATCGCATTACAAAAATTCTCCTAATGATTTGCAATTGATGAGTGATGCCCCTGCTCATCAATTATTCGTCTTATTGCCTCCAATTGAAGAAGGCGACAATAGAATTCCAGATCCATTATGTGTTATCCAGCTTGCATTAGAAGGTGAGATTTCGAAAGAGAGTGTTCGTAAATCGTTATCTCGTGGTCAGAGGGCTGGAGGTGATTTAATTCCTTGGTTAATCTCTCAACAGTTTCAAGATGAAGAGTTCGCGTCGTTATCTGGTGCCAGAGTTGTAAGAATTGCTACAAATCCAGAATACGCTGGAATGGGTTATGGTTCAAGAGCTCTAGAATTATTACAAGATTATTACGAAGGAAAATTCACAGATATTAGTGAATCATCTGAAATCAATGACCATACTATTACCAGAGTTACAGATAAAGAATTGGCTAATGCCTCGTTGAAAGACGAAATCAAATTGAGAGATGCCAAATCATTGCCACCGTTATTGTTAAAATTATCTGAAAAGCCACCTTACtttttgcattatttaGGTGTATCATTTGGATTAACTCCACAATTGCAAAAGTTCTGGAAAAGATCTGGGTTCGTTCCTGTTTATTTAAGACAAACTGCTAATGATTTGACAGGTGAGCATACTTCTGTCATGATAAACGTTTTGCAGAATCGTGAAAAGACATGGTTACAGGAATTTTCGAAGGACTTCCACAAGCGTTTCTTACAGTTATTGTCATATGAGTTCAAGAAATTTCCGGCTGTTCAAGCCTTAAATATTATCGAGGCAACAGAAGCGGGTGAGAATCACgaagataaaattaagAGATTAACAAGAAACGATTTAGATAACATTTTATCTCCTTTCGACTTGAAGAGGTTAGATTCATACGCTAATAACTTGTTAGATTATCATGTTATTGTGGATATGTTACCATTGATTTCCCATTTGTATTTTTCGAAGAAAACAGGTAGTGACGTAAATTTATCATCTGTCCAAGCAGCTATTTTATTGGCTATTGGGTTACAACATAAAGACTTGGATCATATATCAAAGGAATTAAACTTACCATCCAATCAATCAATGGCAATGTTCGCTAAAATTGTCCGTAAATTTTCGACTTATttcagaaatatattaagtAAGTCTATTGAAGATTCTATGCCCCAATATGAAGATGAGGCTGTTAAGGCAATGGAAGGCGAATCAGAACTCGTTGATTATGATAAGATAGAACAGGATATGCAAGATGATTTAGAAGAGGCTGGTGATGAAGCCATGCAAGAATTAAAGGCGAAACAAAAGGAATTTATTAATGCCATTAATTTAGATAAATACGCAATTGCTGATGATGCAGACTGGCAAGCTGCCGGTAAATCGGTCGCTAAGGCTGTTAATGGCAAAGGTGTAGTTAGTGTTAAGAATAAGAATTCTAAAAGACAAAAAGGTGAAAATGCTACCGATATTTATGAATCCGAAATGAAGAGTGCAAACAAAAAGCCTAAGAAGTCCAAGAaataa